One genomic window of Medicago truncatula cultivar Jemalong A17 chromosome 1, MtrunA17r5.0-ANR, whole genome shotgun sequence includes the following:
- the LOC25483279 gene encoding uncharacterized protein gives MQCHKKFVICFHCSCSKILDRVVFVEYALRDDSDRVENDGGSPKEEGVLLDLPVQVIAGDQVHTMVFHVVLCMIGMVDGTGEGVVIIAGTGVLNMADSLVVRRSIAKKMSGLKVSSGASVAHYYYFLDIRIVCGTLLFT, from the exons ATGCAATGTCACAAAAAATTTGTGATTTGTTTTCATTGCTCTTGCAGTAAGATACTGGATAGGGTGGTGTTTGTGGAGTATGCTCTGAGGGATGATAGTGATAGGGTCGAAAATGATGGTGGCAGTCCCAAAGAGGAGGGGGTCTTGCTAGATCTCCCAGTCCAGGTTATTGCAGGCGACCAAGTCCATACTATGGTTTTCCACGTAGTCCTGTGTATGATAGGTATGGTGGACGGGACAGGTGAAGGAGTTGTGATTATTGCAGGAACAGGAGTCCTGAATATGGCAGATTCCCTAG TCGTGCGAAGGTCGATAGCTAAGAAGATGTCTGGTTTGAAGGTAAGTAGTGGGGCTTCAGTGGCACATTATTACTACTTTCTTGACATTAGGATAGTGTGTGGTACATTGTTATTTACTTAA